The Vibrio pomeroyi genome window below encodes:
- a CDS encoding DUF2913 family protein, producing the protein MSKYYIEIQKLVNDALGELYALHKSGKAIDAPIANNLYLVRWVTKAIKAQSYDRVIVPDLVRWQKQGRSKGNNSDLTFTFKRISAFYGQFFPEGEEPKALKDSDVEAFMDKMYEMGWSVSSEDELTTGGKIQFFTDGEHSFALCGKQCDDSFDGELMVKPMNWFVRGNHAEFIQAAMEAGFMLHKVTDYKSAVKYHGEYIVYPANQGNQLAEIPISVIG; encoded by the coding sequence ATGTCAAAATACTATATTGAAATTCAGAAGTTAGTAAACGATGCGCTAGGTGAGCTATACGCTCTGCATAAGTCAGGCAAAGCGATTGACGCACCTATTGCAAACAACCTTTACCTTGTTCGTTGGGTAACCAAAGCGATTAAGGCTCAATCTTACGATCGCGTGATTGTGCCGGACTTAGTTCGCTGGCAAAAGCAGGGGCGTTCAAAGGGTAACAACTCTGATTTAACCTTTACCTTCAAACGTATCTCTGCGTTTTACGGTCAGTTCTTCCCTGAAGGCGAAGAGCCTAAAGCGCTAAAAGACAGCGATGTTGAAGCGTTTATGGACAAGATGTACGAGATGGGTTGGAGCGTATCGAGCGAAGACGAGCTAACCACTGGCGGCAAAATCCAATTCTTTACCGATGGTGAGCACTCTTTTGCCTTGTGTGGTAAGCAGTGTGACGACTCTTTCGACGGTGAGTTGATGGTTAAGCCGATGAACTGGTTTGTACGTGGTAACCACGCCGAGTTTATCCAAGCGGCGATGGAAGCGGGCTTTATGCTTCACAAAGTGACGGACTACAAGTCCGCTGTGAAGTATCACGGTGAATACATCGTTTACCCTGCTAATCAAGGCAACCAACTGGCTGAGATCCCAATTAGTGTTATCGGCTAG
- a CDS encoding SDR family oxidoreductase: MKKVLVLGASGYVGSQLLPLLLEQGYQVTAAARHIDYLKARTEPHENLSLEYLDLADQAATQALVPDFDLIFFLVHGMAEGHDFIDYELNLARNFVSALGPKNQHVIYLSSLQPQTGDSEHLQARKKTGELLRKGSVPVTELRAGVIIGPGSAAFEIMRDFVYNLPIMIAPKWVDSKANPIALKNLNYYLLKLAQDTPNESQTFEVGGPDIVSYRNQFAHIAKTADRPLRLWATSLLTPRIASYWLGVVTSVPSNIGRALLAGLKHDFIANSTTIQEKYPQKLVSFESMVEQAIHAEGNFVKSNVWGFDKTAFKRWQAGYGYYPKKTGASITSSASLESLWHVAQQIGSPKQGYFFANVLWRTREWLDLLFGGGVPVRQMPEGPKLKVGDKIDSWKVIRCEENQFLSLLFGLKGPGLGRLEITVSDNGDSRELNISAWWHPKGFLGLLYWFAMMPAHLFIFKGMVKAIEKQAQEQMRDSSNKMRQD, translated from the coding sequence ATGAAGAAAGTACTGGTTTTAGGCGCTTCTGGATATGTTGGTTCACAGCTACTTCCTCTTCTGCTAGAGCAAGGTTATCAAGTAACCGCAGCAGCAAGGCATATCGACTACTTAAAAGCGAGAACTGAGCCTCATGAAAATTTGTCACTCGAATATCTCGATCTGGCTGACCAAGCGGCAACACAAGCTTTAGTTCCTGACTTTGACCTTATCTTCTTCCTTGTCCACGGGATGGCTGAAGGGCATGACTTCATTGATTACGAGTTAAACCTAGCCCGCAACTTTGTCTCTGCACTTGGCCCTAAAAACCAGCATGTTATCTATCTGAGTTCACTTCAACCTCAAACCGGCGACTCTGAGCACCTTCAAGCTAGAAAGAAAACGGGAGAGCTACTTCGTAAAGGATCAGTTCCCGTTACTGAGCTTCGAGCTGGCGTCATCATCGGCCCAGGCTCTGCTGCATTTGAGATAATGCGAGACTTCGTTTACAACTTACCAATCATGATTGCACCGAAATGGGTCGACTCGAAAGCTAACCCTATCGCATTGAAAAACCTAAACTACTATTTGTTAAAGCTCGCGCAAGATACTCCAAATGAAAGCCAAACCTTTGAGGTGGGTGGTCCAGATATCGTCTCTTATCGTAATCAATTCGCGCATATTGCTAAAACCGCAGACCGTCCACTCAGATTGTGGGCAACCTCCCTACTCACACCTAGAATCGCTTCTTATTGGCTTGGCGTGGTGACCTCTGTCCCTTCCAACATAGGTAGAGCCCTGCTTGCGGGTTTAAAGCATGATTTTATTGCCAACTCGACTACCATCCAAGAGAAGTATCCACAAAAACTCGTGTCGTTCGAGAGCATGGTAGAACAAGCCATTCATGCCGAAGGTAACTTCGTAAAAAGTAATGTGTGGGGCTTTGATAAAACCGCATTCAAACGCTGGCAAGCTGGATACGGTTACTACCCTAAGAAAACAGGCGCAAGTATCACGTCTAGTGCCTCGCTAGAGTCGCTTTGGCACGTAGCCCAACAGATAGGAAGCCCGAAGCAAGGTTACTTCTTCGCTAACGTTTTGTGGCGCACAAGAGAATGGTTAGATCTTCTGTTTGGCGGTGGCGTGCCTGTCCGACAAATGCCGGAAGGACCAAAACTAAAAGTGGGCGACAAAATAGATTCGTGGAAAGTGATCCGCTGTGAAGAAAACCAATTTCTGTCGCTATTGTTTGGTCTGAAAGGTCCGGGCTTAGGACGACTGGAGATCACCGTTTCTGACAACGGAGATTCTCGCGAACTGAACATATCAGCTTGGTGGCACCCGAAAGGCTTTCTAGGATTACTGTATTGGTTTGCAATGATGCCAGCTCATCTGTTTATCTTCAAAGGCATGGTGAAAGCGATAGAGAAGCAGGCACAAGAGCAAATGCGAGATTCGAGTAACAAGATGCGACAAGATTAA
- a CDS encoding MATE family efflux transporter: MLLSSIIHHTRGDFVRRLIAIALPITLQSIMFSSRGLVDVLMLGQLGEADIAAVGVASRAMFVTTIMLVGVTTGGALLTAQYWGAGNKQGVRESTALTWLVSTLFALLTIVFFVSFPAQIMGVTTDSQEVISLGVEYIVITSFSMLAVSCVSSMAVGLRAMHKPGLSTFFSGIGILSNVFLNWVLIFGNLGFPALGIKGAAIATVLSGAIEVATLFGYLYFSQHLLAFKLCDIKAAATVEKVVRFLKLSLPTTFNFLAWAGGLFAYHAIMGQSGVQGLAALSVMTPVESISLSLLIGMSNAAAVLVGNQLGAKNNEAVYYQALGLTILCFLTSIVVAIFLYFIQTPILNAFSALTEETRALSEKFILILSVGIVIRSIPMTVIVGVLRAGGDVKFCLYQDLIAQWVIGIPLAAIAAIYFKFPPEWVYLLFLTEEVIKWGGSLYRMKTRKWIKNLIGS, encoded by the coding sequence ATGTTGCTCTCTTCAATTATCCATCACACACGCGGCGATTTTGTTCGCAGGTTGATTGCCATTGCTTTACCAATCACCTTGCAGAGCATCATGTTTTCAAGCCGAGGCTTAGTGGATGTATTGATGTTAGGGCAACTTGGGGAAGCTGATATAGCCGCAGTTGGTGTTGCGAGCCGTGCGATGTTCGTGACGACTATCATGCTGGTGGGCGTGACCACGGGCGGTGCTCTGCTTACCGCTCAATATTGGGGAGCGGGCAACAAACAAGGTGTGAGAGAAAGCACAGCACTAACCTGGCTGGTTTCGACGCTGTTTGCGCTGTTGACCATCGTGTTCTTTGTCTCTTTCCCTGCACAAATTATGGGTGTGACTACCGACTCTCAAGAAGTCATCAGCTTGGGTGTTGAATACATCGTTATCACCTCATTTAGCATGTTAGCCGTATCGTGTGTCAGCAGCATGGCTGTTGGCCTAAGGGCGATGCATAAACCGGGATTGAGTACCTTCTTCAGTGGTATTGGTATCCTGTCTAACGTGTTCTTAAACTGGGTTCTGATCTTCGGTAACTTAGGATTTCCGGCTCTTGGCATCAAAGGGGCGGCGATTGCGACCGTACTGAGTGGCGCAATTGAAGTCGCGACCTTGTTTGGCTACCTCTATTTCTCTCAACATTTATTAGCTTTCAAACTCTGTGATATCAAAGCAGCGGCTACTGTGGAGAAAGTCGTTCGCTTCTTGAAATTGTCTCTGCCGACAACCTTCAACTTTTTGGCTTGGGCTGGTGGCTTATTCGCTTATCACGCCATCATGGGGCAATCGGGCGTGCAAGGGTTAGCAGCACTTTCGGTGATGACGCCCGTTGAATCTATCTCATTGAGTTTATTAATTGGTATGTCGAATGCAGCCGCGGTTTTGGTGGGGAACCAGCTTGGTGCGAAGAACAATGAAGCGGTCTACTATCAAGCACTCGGCTTAACGATTTTGTGCTTCTTGACCAGTATTGTGGTGGCGATTTTCCTCTACTTTATACAAACGCCAATATTGAATGCCTTTAGTGCTTTGACTGAAGAAACCCGAGCGCTTTCAGAGAAGTTTATTTTGATTCTCAGCGTGGGTATTGTCATTCGCTCTATTCCAATGACAGTGATCGTTGGTGTACTCAGAGCGGGCGGTGACGTTAAGTTCTGTCTATACCAAGATCTGATTGCTCAGTGGGTGATTGGTATCCCGCTGGCAGCCATCGCCGCTATTTACTTTAAGTTTCCACCTGAGTGGGTCTACCTGCTGTTCCTCACTGAAGAAGTGATTAAGTGGGGTGGGTCGCTCTATCGCATGAAAACAAGAAAATGGATTAAAAACTTGATAGGAAGTTGA
- a CDS encoding ABC transporter ATP-binding protein: MLKLSDLCKGYVDGGEFHPVLQGAELTLNQGDQLALMGESGSGKSTLLNLIAGLDLADSGEIAFPHFNMHDSTERDRTAYRRNNIGHIFQQFNLLPTLNIADNIRFCRQLKGLPEDKGLWRQILSALDLMPLLGRYPEEASGGQQQRAAIARALYMEPKILLADEPTGSLDERNAEAVMRLLTSLARQLECTLLLVTHSEKVALHMDGRIRLQGGQLHVMARS, translated from the coding sequence ATGTTAAAGCTGTCAGACCTATGTAAAGGCTATGTCGATGGGGGGGAGTTCCACCCTGTTTTGCAAGGTGCTGAACTGACATTAAACCAAGGTGACCAGCTGGCATTAATGGGCGAAAGCGGTTCAGGTAAAAGTACTTTACTGAATCTTATCGCGGGTTTAGACCTAGCCGATTCAGGTGAAATCGCTTTCCCTCACTTCAATATGCACGACTCTACCGAGCGTGATCGCACCGCTTATCGTAGAAACAACATTGGCCATATCTTTCAGCAGTTCAACTTACTGCCGACATTGAACATCGCTGATAACATTCGTTTTTGTCGCCAATTAAAAGGCTTACCGGAAGACAAGGGGCTCTGGAGACAGATTCTTTCTGCTTTAGATCTGATGCCTTTGCTTGGTCGTTACCCTGAAGAGGCGTCTGGTGGACAGCAACAACGTGCAGCGATTGCTCGTGCGTTGTATATGGAGCCAAAAATCTTATTGGCCGATGAACCGACAGGTAGTCTAGATGAGCGTAATGCCGAAGCGGTAATGCGTTTGCTTACGTCTTTGGCTCGCCAATTAGAATGCACTTTGTTGTTGGTGACACACAGTGAAAAAGTAGCGTTGCACATGGATGGCCGGATCCGTCTACAAGGAGGGCAACTGCATGTTATGGCCCGTAGTTAA
- a CDS encoding ABC transporter permease — MLWPVVKALLGHYRRYPLQIILVWLGLTLGVSLLVGVTAINQHAKQSYAHGEKLFSNPLPYRIRPKHNANKIPQGFYIHLRREGFQQCSPFDHHRITDENGSNFMLIGIDPVSMLQLQPGVALKDLNTLNLMKPPYPILVSDDLAEHMQWNNGDYIPLLDGSELGPVMVDENNIINGTRLIADISLLRMLKRSAGLSVIACSEMSTEKFERLKNMLPNGLTISRSSKAELESLTSAFHLNLKAMGMLSFVVGLFIFYQAMSLSFIQRQPLVGILRQTGVSGWQLTKALCLELLLLVLLSWICGNVFGVMLANQLLPAVSSSLGDLYDANVGLTIDWNWRWSGYSLLMALIGAFLACAWPLVRLLKSQPIRLSSRLSLMRFAGTEFTWQALIGCGFLVAAVAVYQAPQTQESGFAIIALMLVSVALFTPFLMWKLFNSLSYSLRWVRARWFFADAASSMSYRGVATMAFMLALTANIGVETMVGSFRDTTDKWLTQRLAADLYIYPTNNAAARMSSWLSEQPEVDSVWWRWEKDVASPVGSIQVVSTGPSEGELEALTIKLGIPNYWYHLHHSKGVLISESMSLKLGIRPGDYIDLYDNLGSGWQVVGVYYDYGNPYHQVMMSHRNWLYGFAGRGNVGLGVILKDDVNSIGLRSRLESVFRLGSERIFDNNNIHSQAMRVFDRTFAIADTLGNITLVIAVFGIFFATVAGEVSRQRHISLQRCLGVSAKELILTGSLQLFVFGLISSLIAIPLGLALASLIVDIVIKQSFGWSLELQVIPWDYLETFAWAMAALMLAGALPVMRMIRNTPMKSLRDAL; from the coding sequence ATGTTATGGCCCGTAGTTAAGGCACTACTCGGTCATTATCGACGTTACCCACTTCAGATTATCTTGGTATGGCTTGGTTTAACCCTCGGCGTATCACTTTTGGTTGGTGTTACTGCTATTAACCAACACGCCAAGCAAAGCTATGCACATGGCGAAAAACTCTTTTCGAATCCTCTTCCTTACCGTATTCGACCAAAACACAACGCCAATAAAATCCCACAAGGCTTTTATATCCATCTTCGCCGTGAAGGATTTCAGCAGTGTTCTCCTTTTGATCACCATCGTATCACTGATGAAAACGGTTCAAACTTCATGCTGATTGGTATAGACCCAGTGTCTATGCTTCAACTGCAGCCGGGTGTTGCGTTAAAAGATCTCAATACGTTAAACCTCATGAAGCCGCCATATCCGATTCTTGTGAGCGATGATCTCGCTGAACACATGCAATGGAATAATGGTGATTACATTCCTCTTCTGGATGGCTCTGAACTTGGCCCGGTAATGGTTGACGAAAACAACATTATCAATGGTACAAGGCTGATTGCGGATATTTCGCTGCTGAGAATGCTCAAGCGAAGTGCTGGTTTATCTGTAATTGCTTGCTCAGAGATGTCTACCGAGAAGTTTGAACGTCTCAAAAACATGCTGCCGAATGGTTTAACGATTTCGCGCAGTTCTAAAGCCGAACTTGAATCGCTGACCAGTGCGTTTCACTTAAACCTAAAAGCGATGGGTATGCTGTCGTTTGTGGTTGGCTTGTTCATTTTCTATCAAGCAATGTCGCTTTCTTTTATTCAACGTCAACCATTAGTCGGAATTTTAAGACAGACGGGTGTGTCTGGTTGGCAGCTGACTAAAGCGCTCTGTTTAGAATTATTGCTATTGGTTTTATTGAGCTGGATCTGCGGTAATGTGTTTGGCGTGATGTTAGCAAACCAACTGTTACCTGCCGTATCTTCAAGCTTGGGCGATTTATACGACGCTAATGTCGGCTTGACGATTGACTGGAATTGGCGTTGGAGCGGTTACAGCTTATTGATGGCATTGATTGGTGCTTTCTTAGCGTGTGCGTGGCCGCTGGTTCGTTTACTTAAGTCTCAACCGATTCGTTTGTCTTCTCGCTTGTCTTTGATGCGTTTTGCGGGTACCGAGTTCACTTGGCAAGCGTTGATTGGCTGTGGTTTCTTGGTTGCTGCTGTTGCTGTGTATCAAGCCCCACAGACACAAGAGTCTGGCTTTGCGATTATTGCACTGATGCTAGTGAGTGTGGCTCTGTTTACGCCATTCTTAATGTGGAAACTGTTTAACAGCCTGTCTTATTCATTACGTTGGGTTCGTGCTCGCTGGTTCTTCGCGGATGCAGCATCAAGCATGAGTTATCGTGGTGTGGCGACTATGGCATTTATGCTAGCGCTAACAGCGAACATTGGCGTAGAAACCATGGTAGGCAGCTTTAGGGATACCACCGACAAGTGGCTAACACAACGTTTGGCGGCTGACCTCTATATCTATCCAACTAACAATGCGGCGGCTCGCATGAGTAGTTGGCTATCAGAACAGCCTGAAGTTGATTCTGTTTGGTGGCGCTGGGAGAAAGATGTTGCTTCTCCAGTGGGTAGTATTCAAGTGGTGAGTACGGGGCCTTCTGAAGGTGAACTAGAAGCGCTAACCATCAAACTCGGTATTCCTAATTATTGGTATCACTTACACCATTCTAAAGGTGTGTTGATCAGCGAGTCGATGTCTTTGAAGTTGGGTATTCGCCCGGGAGACTATATTGATCTCTATGACAACCTAGGCTCTGGTTGGCAAGTGGTGGGCGTTTATTACGATTATGGTAACCCTTACCACCAAGTGATGATGTCACATCGAAACTGGCTATACGGTTTCGCGGGACGGGGCAATGTTGGTCTTGGTGTGATACTCAAAGATGATGTCAATTCAATCGGTCTTAGAAGCCGATTGGAAAGCGTATTCAGGCTCGGATCTGAACGTATCTTTGACAACAACAATATTCACAGCCAAGCGATGCGGGTGTTTGATAGAACCTTCGCGATAGCAGACACGCTCGGCAACATTACTTTGGTTATTGCGGTGTTCGGTATCTTCTTTGCGACTGTTGCAGGGGAAGTATCACGGCAAAGGCATATCTCGCTGCAGCGCTGTTTGGGTGTTTCTGCGAAAGAGCTGATTCTGACAGGCAGTTTACAACTGTTTGTGTTTGGACTTATTTCCTCTTTAATAGCGATTCCGCTTGGCTTAGCGTTAGCGAGCTTGATCGTTGATATCGTTATCAAGCAGTCTTTTGGGTGGTCACTCGAGTTACAAGTGATCCCTTGGGACTATTTAGAGACATTTGCTTGGGCAATGGCAGCATTGATGCTAGCTGGTGCTTTACCAGTGATGAGAATGATTCGGAACACGCCGATGAAGTCACTGAGGGATGCCCTTTAA
- a CDS encoding carotenoid 1,2-hydratase, whose protein sequence is MPFNMFLRNSSTKLRQRILSSLLLISFFGIFLSVWGYYSYFIDPGEKGVNEVNSVLVSEHFNVFEPVLPDRNVSLPQDFKFHPEFQHEWWHYFASLKGDDGKDYSVQWSFFRIATDERETPGWQSPQVYISNVVVSSKSKVWKEQRMARGGIGQAGMTSRPFRIWIDNWNWRSLGNTPFPGRLQVQTDTFGLQLDTVAKGPYVLNGENGYQKKHDLLPVASYNFSAPFLSLSGALNLDGVAKEVEGTAWVHKEWGSGLLGVGQQGWDWFVFNLDDGTALSINRYRHNQQLPYVFGTLATRSGKVYQLTEADISIQPLQNTTLMNGRRMPLQWIINVPKHDINLTTRIIRRDMWLPFVIPYWEGPIKASGSHEATGFMQLTGY, encoded by the coding sequence ATGCCCTTTAATATGTTTCTACGGAATAGCTCAACCAAGTTAAGACAACGAATTTTGTCTTCTCTATTGTTAATCAGTTTCTTCGGCATCTTTTTGAGTGTTTGGGGTTACTACTCCTATTTCATCGACCCTGGCGAAAAAGGGGTCAATGAGGTGAATTCTGTTTTAGTAAGCGAACACTTCAACGTGTTTGAACCCGTGTTACCAGACCGTAACGTTTCGTTACCACAAGATTTCAAGTTTCACCCGGAATTTCAGCACGAATGGTGGCACTACTTTGCGTCTTTGAAAGGGGATGATGGCAAAGACTATTCGGTTCAGTGGAGCTTTTTCCGTATCGCGACAGACGAACGTGAAACGCCCGGATGGCAGAGTCCACAAGTCTATATCTCAAACGTGGTGGTCTCTTCTAAATCTAAAGTATGGAAAGAGCAGCGTATGGCTCGTGGTGGCATTGGCCAAGCGGGAATGACCAGTCGTCCGTTTAGAATTTGGATTGATAATTGGAATTGGCGTTCGCTGGGTAACACGCCGTTTCCTGGTCGTCTACAAGTGCAAACGGATACGTTCGGTCTTCAATTAGATACAGTGGCGAAAGGGCCATATGTACTTAATGGGGAGAACGGCTATCAGAAAAAGCACGATTTACTACCTGTTGCATCTTATAACTTTAGTGCACCGTTCTTATCATTGAGTGGCGCGTTGAATCTCGACGGTGTCGCCAAGGAAGTTGAAGGCACAGCGTGGGTACATAAAGAGTGGGGCAGTGGCTTGCTCGGAGTCGGTCAACAAGGTTGGGATTGGTTTGTATTCAATCTCGATGATGGCACAGCGCTGAGCATTAATCGCTATCGTCATAATCAACAGTTGCCTTATGTGTTCGGCACTTTAGCGACTCGTTCCGGTAAGGTATACCAGCTGACGGAAGCCGATATTTCGATTCAGCCTTTGCAAAACACAACCTTGATGAATGGTCGACGAATGCCACTTCAGTGGATCATTAACGTGCCCAAGCATGATATCAACCTGACTACGCGCATTATACGTAGGGATATGTGGCTTCCATTTGTCATACCATATTGGGAAGGGCCGATTAAGGCGAGCGGGAGCCATGAAGCGACCGGCTTTATGCAGCTCACCGGTTACTAA
- the nhaA gene encoding Na+/H+ antiporter NhaA, producing MTDVIRDFFKMESAGGIILVIAAAIAMFVANSPLNEMYQGVLHSYVLGMSVSHWINDGLMAVFFLLIGLEVKRELLEGALKSKETAIFPAIAAVGGMLAPALIYVLFNSSNPEALQGWAIPAATDIAFALGIMALLGNRVPVSLKVFLLALAIIDDLGVVVIIALFYSGDLSTLALTVGFIATGVLFMLNNKHVTKLSVYLIVGAILWFAVLKSGVHATLAGVVIGFAIPLKGNKGEHSPLKHLEHALHPYVAFAILPIFAFANAGISLEGISISNLTGMLPLGIAMGLLVGKPLGIFLFSWGAVKTGVAKLPEGVNFMNIFAVSVLCGIGFTMSIFISSLAFGPTNADFDTLARLGILMGSTTAAILGYFLLSISLPKTKHQEVKL from the coding sequence ATGACCGACGTCATCCGTGACTTCTTTAAAATGGAATCTGCTGGCGGCATCATCCTAGTAATCGCTGCGGCGATCGCAATGTTTGTAGCAAACTCACCACTGAACGAAATGTACCAAGGTGTACTTCATAGTTACGTTCTTGGTATGTCTGTGTCTCACTGGATTAACGATGGCTTAATGGCTGTCTTCTTCCTTCTAATCGGCTTAGAAGTTAAGCGTGAGCTTTTAGAAGGCGCATTAAAGTCTAAAGAGACTGCAATCTTCCCAGCTATCGCAGCTGTGGGTGGTATGCTAGCTCCTGCACTAATTTACGTGCTATTTAACTCAAGTAACCCTGAAGCGCTTCAAGGTTGGGCTATCCCGGCAGCAACAGATATCGCATTCGCATTGGGTATCATGGCACTTCTTGGTAACCGTGTACCAGTAAGCTTGAAAGTGTTCTTACTGGCTCTAGCAATTATCGATGACCTAGGTGTTGTTGTTATCATTGCTCTGTTCTACTCAGGTGACCTATCTACGCTTGCACTAACGGTTGGCTTTATCGCGACTGGTGTCTTGTTCATGCTAAACAACAAGCATGTCACCAAGCTAAGTGTTTACCTCATTGTTGGTGCCATTCTGTGGTTCGCAGTATTGAAGTCTGGTGTTCACGCAACGCTAGCAGGTGTAGTAATTGGTTTTGCTATCCCACTGAAAGGCAACAAAGGTGAGCATTCACCGCTGAAACACCTAGAGCATGCTCTGCACCCATACGTCGCTTTTGCAATCTTGCCTATCTTTGCATTTGCAAACGCTGGTATCTCGCTAGAAGGTATCTCAATTTCAAACCTAACTGGCATGCTACCGCTTGGTATTGCTATGGGTCTATTGGTTGGTAAGCCACTGGGTATCTTCCTATTCAGCTGGGGTGCTGTGAAAACAGGTGTAGCTAAACTTCCTGAAGGTGTTAACTTCATGAACATCTTTGCAGTGTCTGTGCTGTGTGGTATTGGCTTTACAATGTCTATCTTCATCTCTTCATTGGCATTTGGTCCAACGAACGCAGATTTTGATACGCTTGCTCGACTAGGTATCCTAATGGGATCAACGACAGCAGCAATCCTGGGTTACTTCCTGCTAAGTATTTCTTTACCGAAAACTAAGCACCAAGAAGTAAAACTATAA
- a CDS encoding OmpA family protein: MMKITYLLLPVLTMTLFACSNQQEEAYIETPEAKQIADLQDDDKDGVVNARDTCPGTPEASQVDNEGCGETMRSEEVRQLKILFANDSYEVNPIFSDQITTMAEFLETYQSASIEIQGYASKVGSNEYNLELSKKRAHQVEDELLSNGVDPSRVRIVGYGEERLESDGDDATSHALNRKVTATVVGLSEQIIEEWTIFTTLEK, translated from the coding sequence ATGATGAAAATAACTTACTTATTACTTCCCGTATTAACAATGACTCTATTTGCTTGCTCTAATCAGCAGGAAGAGGCCTACATCGAGACACCTGAAGCAAAACAGATTGCAGACCTACAAGATGATGACAAGGACGGAGTGGTTAACGCACGTGATACTTGCCCAGGTACGCCTGAAGCATCACAAGTCGATAATGAAGGCTGCGGTGAAACCATGCGTTCAGAAGAAGTCCGACAGCTGAAAATACTTTTCGCAAATGATTCTTATGAAGTGAATCCTATCTTCTCTGATCAAATCACTACTATGGCTGAGTTCCTAGAAACCTACCAAAGCGCATCCATTGAGATTCAAGGTTACGCCAGTAAAGTTGGTTCTAATGAATACAATTTAGAGCTATCAAAGAAACGTGCCCATCAAGTTGAAGATGAATTACTATCGAATGGTGTCGACCCTAGCCGAGTAAGAATTGTGGGTTACGGTGAAGAGCGGCTCGAGAGTGACGGTGACGACGCGACCTCTCACGCACTGAATCGTAAAGTTACGGCAACTGTCGTCGGTCTAAGCGAACAAATCATCGAGGAGTGGACCATATTCACCACCCTAGAGAAATAG
- a CDS encoding TolC family outer membrane protein — translation MKLFKLSIMCCLVAATPIAAQTLEQSVAITLATNPEIKSIFNEYVSVKKRNDASGGAYKPSIDLDAGIGYEGINPAPNNGPDTDLTRKEATISLTQLLWDGSATLYDIDRTAAEAESVRLQLLADAEDKALEVTQIYLDAVKATEVLALSESNLSIHKKIYKDIKKRANSGIGSTADVSQVEARIAKAHGNLLAAQNNLIDTHTQFRRIVGQEPLGLVYPRADISMIPLSLTDALVEALDQHPVIKVATADVDSAHFQYKQSKGVNYPTFSIEASQSWRDDAGGDEGSSQETLAMLRMRYNLYNGGTDSANSEAAAYQLNKAKDLRDRAYRQVEEGLRLSWSALDLTLQQKNFLSDHVDSASETVIAYEKQYRIGKRTLLDLLNTENELFEARKDYLDAHYSEQYAKYRVMNATGSLLNALLVDIPEEWTTPVEY, via the coding sequence TTGAAATTGTTTAAATTATCCATCATGTGTTGCTTAGTTGCTGCAACACCAATCGCCGCTCAAACTCTGGAACAGTCTGTGGCTATTACCTTGGCAACAAATCCAGAGATCAAAAGCATCTTCAACGAATATGTGAGCGTGAAAAAACGTAATGATGCGTCTGGAGGAGCGTACAAGCCTAGTATCGACCTTGATGCTGGTATCGGTTACGAAGGCATAAACCCTGCACCAAACAACGGCCCCGATACCGATCTAACAAGAAAGGAAGCGACGATTTCCCTCACCCAATTGCTATGGGATGGTTCTGCAACACTGTACGACATTGATCGTACTGCCGCAGAAGCAGAATCGGTTCGCTTACAACTGTTAGCGGATGCTGAAGATAAAGCGCTAGAGGTGACACAAATCTATCTCGACGCAGTGAAAGCCACTGAAGTGCTTGCACTGTCTGAAAGCAATCTTTCGATACACAAGAAAATCTATAAAGACATCAAAAAACGAGCCAATTCAGGAATAGGATCAACCGCGGACGTTTCCCAAGTAGAAGCAAGGATCGCGAAGGCGCACGGTAACTTATTGGCCGCACAAAATAATTTGATTGATACCCATACTCAGTTTAGACGTATAGTAGGTCAAGAACCGCTAGGCTTAGTTTACCCAAGAGCCGATATTTCTATGATTCCTCTGTCATTAACAGATGCCCTTGTTGAAGCCTTGGATCAACACCCTGTCATCAAAGTCGCTACTGCAGATGTTGATTCAGCACACTTCCAATACAAACAATCGAAGGGCGTGAACTACCCTACTTTCTCCATTGAGGCTTCTCAGTCATGGCGTGATGATGCAGGTGGCGATGAAGGTTCAAGCCAAGAAACCTTAGCGATGCTACGAATGCGATACAACTTGTATAACGGTGGTACTGACAGTGCCAACTCAGAAGCCGCGGCTTACCAATTAAACAAAGCAAAAGATCTGAGAGACCGAGCTTATCGCCAAGTAGAAGAAGGTCTTCGCCTCTCTTGGAGTGCGTTGGATCTTACATTACAGCAAAAGAACTTCTTATCTGATCACGTAGATTCTGCGTCAGAAACCGTTATCGCTTATGAAAAACAATACCGAATAGGCAAACGTACTCTGCTTGACTTACTGAACACAGAAAACGAACTATTTGAAGCCCGTAAAGATTACCTAGATGCGCATTATTCTGAACAATACGCTAAGTACCGTGTGATGAACGCAACGGGTTCTTTATTGAATGCTCTGCTGGTCGATATTCCAGAAGAGTGGACTACGCCAGTGGAGTATTAA